TTTTTTACTGCCGGTAGATTGTACTAACAGTCAAGGGTGTTACTGTAAAATGTCGCGACGGACCAAGAATACCTATTCCCTTTATTAGTAGAAAATAAATATATATAGATAAAGGATgtaataacatcttatattatggaatggagggagtacttagtATGACCACACATAATCATGACTTCATAGTTAATGTTTAAACTAAAATGACAAAACTGCTAAATCCACACTTTCAGCTTGGAGCATGATGGATTGATGGCACATGTATATTCAACAAAAGAAACCCCTTTCCAACTTGCAGCATGGGAAATGGTTGCTATTCAAGATCACAAATTAGGGTATTGTAACACATGTCAAATGATAATCAAGCTTTTGAGCTTACCAATGCAGTAGTCAAGTTCAGTTCTGTTTATAGAAACATACCGGACTTGCTTCCCTAAActgccatctctcggttgttccTTTTTTTTCTATGAACAAGCAACTTACTTAGTGAACCATTTAATTTCAGCATGTGTTGTATTTTTAGTGATATGTGGTAGACTGCATGCTAATATAGGCTCCCTGTATTCTGGAAATGTTAGGACAGCTTAATCCGGATTCTGAAGCAATGAGTACCTGTAAAAAGGCCAGGGCGGAATCTACATCTGTTGTGAGTTCAGACAGACTGAGCAGTCTACCTCCAGAGATAAAGGGCGACATCCTCTCCCGTCTGAATGTCGAAGAGGCGGTTAGGACTAGCACCTTATCAAGTACTTGGAGGGACGCATGGACTAATATGCCAAAAATATTTCTGCGCGATGGAAATTTTGCAAGAACCAAGTTCGTCACATTAGTCGATATGGTGCTATCACTCCACAAGGGAACTGTAGAGAAGTTTGATATTTCAGGTAGCAAACCTTACCATGACGAGTTCGGCAGGTGGATGCTCATGCTTTCTAGGAGATCACCAAGATCAATTATAATCGAGTTAAAATCAGGGCCAGGTTATAGGATTCCCTCATGTCTATTTTCTATCGGTGATTTGGAGAATCTGCACCTGCAAAACTGCATCATCAGCTTGCCCCGGGTATTCCAAGGTTTCAAGAGATTAACTCGCCTCAGACTGAACAATTTCTCATCTACAGACATGGACATCCAAAATTTGGTCTCGTTCTGCCCCGCACTGCGTTCTTTGAGACTAACTTATTTTGAGGGCATTAACCATCTAACCGTTCAAGCTCCTAAACTGAAACTTCTTTATGTCATTGGGGACGTTGAAATTAATTTGGATGCACCTAATTTGGAGGTGGCTCTCTTAATGCATCACAAAGCTATAGCACCTCATTCTGATCCAATTGCGCTTCACAAGGAAAGCTATGTCAAGCAGTTATTGGGAAGCCTAAGTGACATCAAAAGCTTTGCAATTAGCGGCTTTTTGCTGAGGGTGAGCTATTATTATCTCCAGCATTACTATGGCCTTCTTTTTTCTCCTGACTAATCTGTATTGACATTTCCTTATTCTTTTTCTGTTCATGTTGTAGTATTTATCAAAAGGTTGCATACTTACGAAGCTCCCTGCCCTGTTTGCTCGCCTGGAGAATATTTATCTTGCAATATGCTTTTTGGACCAGCGGCAATTCTTGGCCGCTTGTTCATTGTTTCAGAATGCCCCTAACTTAAAGAGGCTTGATGTTGTTCCAGTAAGTCCTCTCCCTTCCTCAGtcatccaatccatgttcattctTGTATTTATGGCACCTAATTAATGAGTTGTGAAAAAAGATGCAGAGTCACTCTTCAAACACATGGGATCAGGATCAAGCGAGGATTAAAGAGTTTACCGTGCAAGTGCAATTGGATCATCTCgtaacggccagtgtgcaaggtTTCAGGGGTCTGGACTGCGAAGTCGATTTCGTGGCAAAGCTACTGAGCTGGGCACCAGCTCTGGAAGAACTGAAGATAGAATGGAAGGGCAAAACAGAGTGCAGCATGGTTCTTGCCAAGCTATTAGCTCTGCCGAGGGTGTCTCCCAGGGCCAAGGTCATTGTTACATTTTGATAAGAATGCATCCCTACAGTCTAGAGAGCATCCCCCATCACTTTGCCGGTTTAATTTGCAGCCAAGCAGGATTATTTCAGCTTTCTTTATGCCAAGACTAGATGGTGGTTATATATGTGTGCATTAACGCAAATCATCAGGCAGAGGGAGTACTTCATGTGTTATTAGCAAGGTTATTCTTTGTTGAGCCGGGGACACAAGCCGCTGTTGCCGTGTCAGTTCAGCTCATCCCGTTGTCCTGTGTATCGTAAATTCCTGATTCTAAAAAATATAAGAAGTAATGAAATATATAATGACACCTTCATCTTGTATGAACAAGAATGAAGATATGAATCAAATGCATGTAACTGTACCTTCTGCATTTGTCGACATATGCAGCCTGAATCAGTGTACTTTTTGGAAATCAAAGCATTTATCAGACTAGTTTCAGATTGGAATGAATGTTCAGTGCTTCTTACATCTCCTTTTTTTGTTGTTGATATCAGTGAAATATTTCTATATCACTGTCGCCTTATTTACTGGTTTTCAGGTATTAATCAAATCTCGCTCTTGGAAAGCCTGGATTACATTTCTATATATTTACGAGCAGATATGGCCATTTACTTTCAGATATGTAGACGTAGTACAAATATGAGCACCCTTGAAGGACTGAACGAGTTTCACTCGAGGCTCCAGAGGGAACATTCGTAAGTTGCTGTCTTGTGTTATGAAAAGTAAATACCTTATCCAAACACCCAACCCTAGGACGAGTCATTACAGGAGATATACCATTTTCTCATAACCATAACTTGTGTTATTTAGTTATACGTTGTATAGAGATACATACTCAAACCAGAACAATAGAAAGAAAAAACACATGGTTCATACCACTCGCTCGGGTGGAAAGATCCATGTCAAcgcatatactccctccgttccaaaatagatgactcaactttatactaattttagtacaaagttagtacaaagttgggtcatctattttggaacggagggagtatatcgtagacCTGCTCCGGGATCTCGAGTTGAGCACCGTCAAAAACAATATCACCCTCTTTTATCTGCTCTCAACAAGCCGAAACAGACTTGGAGAAGAGTTTGCTAATGAAAATCGCATGTCCATCTTGACCACCCGTCATCGGCACTCACATGCTTGTGCTGGCATCTGCCTTAATACATTGACCCCTGCGGATATAGCTGGAACCTCGTGAACACTATTGCAGCACTAGTTGCCGACTCACCATGAGCAATTTTCCACACAATTCAACATCATACCTAAGGGCGCAAAGATGAGCATCGCcttcttcctcatatatataCTCAATGACCTCCTTAATCTTGTCATGCCCTTCTTTTAACGCATGATTATCATGAGACTCTTCACTCTCTTTGGCTAAGAACCATGTCAGCGTTCTTGTTCTCGTCGACATTCTCATCACTAGTTGCCTCCTCATCTTCGCCGTCGTTGTTCAACAACATTGGAATCATCATTAGCTGCCTCATCTTCCTCGTCATCGCTTCACACTACTGAATCATCATCAGCCGCCTCATGATCTTCGTCATCGCTCCACACATTAGAATCATCATTAGCCACCTCGTCATCCATTGCCATCAAAGCCAACTCGGAGGGACAGGAGGTCCTCATCCTGAATAATTCCATAGACTATGTCTCTAAGGAATGCAATGTCAATGATGCGAGTGAAGGTAGTACTATATGGCTGAGGAAACCAAAAACCTTTCCTCGTGTGGATAAAAATAATTGGGTAGTTCGCATTGTTGGTCATGAAGACGACAAGGTCATCCGAAGTCGACCGTACGAGCACCTTGCGGATCTCAAACCACTCCAGGACATGACCGATAGATGAGGGCGTCAAGCATGGTCGTTCTGAAGAAAGGGTTGTGCAAGAGATAGGTGGGTCTCTTGTCGGCGTCGGTGCACTTGACGGTGAGCCAGGCGTCCGTTCAGCCGATGCAGATCACATTTGTTGGGATGGAGGGGATGCAGTGCCCACCGCGGTCAGAAGATGTATAGTAAGAATAATTTTTTTGTGTGTGATGGAAAAAGAGTTGTGTTAATCAAGCAGCAGGTAAGTCCGCCTTGCAAATATTCAGCACATCAGCAGGTCAAGATCTAAGCCAAATGGTTGTACGCCTCTCCCTTCCACCAAAGTTGGCCGTGTAATGGCTTCCATTATTTTGCTCCCATCTAATGTGCTTGATTAAAAACTCCCATCCAGGTCGAAGACTAGCCTAGATCAATCAGCATAGCACACGCTGATCTATCTACGTTCTCACCTTGAATGAGCTTAGCTGTGTGGCCTCCAGGCAGTCCATCTCAGCAACAATCGGCAGCATTTGTCCACTGGAGAGCAAGATGGATCCCT
The Aegilops tauschii subsp. strangulata cultivar AL8/78 chromosome 3, Aet v6.0, whole genome shotgun sequence genome window above contains:
- the LOC109775659 gene encoding F-box/FBD/LRR-repeat protein At1g13570-like isoform X2, with amino-acid sequence MSTCKKARAESTSVVSSDRLSSLPPEIKGDILSRLNVEEAVRTSTLSSTWRDAWTNMPKIFLRDGNFARTKFVTLVDMVLSLHKGTVEKFDISGSKPYHDEFGRWMLMLSRRSPRSIIIELKSGPGYRIPSCLFSIGDLENLHLQNCIISLPRVFQGFKRLTRLRLNNFSSTDMDIQNLVSFCPALRSLRLTYFEGINHLTVQAPKLKLLYVIGDVEINLDAPNLEVALLMHHKAIAPHSDPIALHKESYVKQLLGSLSDIKSFAISGFLLRYLSKGCILTKLPALFARLENIYLAICFLDQRQFLAACSLFQNAPNLKRLDVVPSHSSNTWDQDQARIKEFTVQVQLDHLVTASVQGFRGLDCEVDFVAKLLSWAPALEELKIEWKGKTECSMVLAKLLALPRVSPRAKVIVTF
- the LOC109775659 gene encoding F-box/FBD/LRR-repeat protein At1g13570-like isoform X1, coding for MSTCKKARAESTSVVSSDRLSSLPPEIKGDILSRLNVEEAVRTSTLSSTWRDAWTNMPKIFLRDGNFARTKFVTLVDMVLSLHKGTVEKFDISGSKPYHDEFGRWMLMLSRRSPRSIIIELKSGPGYRIPSCLFSIGDLENLHLQNCIISLPRVFQGFKRLTRLRLNNFSSTDMDIQNLVSFCPALRSLRLTYFEGINHLTVQAPKLKLLYVIGDVEINLDAPNLEVALLMHHKAIAPHSDPIALHKESYVKQLLGSLSDIKSFAISGFLLRYLSKGCILTKLPALFARLENIYLAICFLDQRQFLAACSLFQNAPNLKRLDVVPMQSHSSNTWDQDQARIKEFTVQVQLDHLVTASVQGFRGLDCEVDFVAKLLSWAPALEELKIEWKGKTECSMVLAKLLALPRVSPRAKVIVTF